The genomic segment GGGGTTGGTGAAGTCGACGATCGCCATGCCGGGCTGCCAGAGATCCCACTGCCAGACGTCGCCGTTGGCGCGCTTGATCAGGTAGCCATTGGCCGCGCCCTCGGCGAAGAGCGGGGAGCGCTGGGCGATGTAGGGGTTGATCCAGGCCGAGATGTGCAGGCCGCGGGCCTTGAGGCGCTGGAGCATGGCCTGGGGGTCGGGGAACATGCGGGTGTCCCAGACGAAGTCGCACCAGTTGAACTCGCGCATCCAGAAGCAGTCGAAGTGGAAGACGTGGAGCGGGAGGTGGCGCTCGGCCATGCCGTCGATGAAGGAGGAGACGGTGGCCTCGTCGTAGTTGGTGGTGAACGAGGTGGTGAGCCAGAGGCCAAACGACCAGGCCGGGGGCAGCGCGGGGCGGCCCGTGAGCGCGGTGTAGCGCCCGAGCACCTCCTTGGGCGTGGGGCCGTAGATCACGAAGTACTCCAGCGTGTGGCCCTCCACGCTGAACTGCACCCGCGACACCTTCTCGGTGGCGACCTCGAACTCGACCTGCTCGGGGTGGTTGACGAACACGCCGTAGCCCTTGTTGGTCATGTAGAAGGGCACGTTCTTGTAGGCCTGCTCGCTGCCGGTGCCGCCGTCGCGGTTCCAGGTCTCCACGGTCTGGCCGTTCTTGACAAAGGCGGTGAAGCGCTCGCCCAGGCCGTAGACGTTCTCGCCCACACCCAGCCCCAGCTGCTCGTGCATGAAGTGGCCCATGCCCCGCACATCCGCGATGCCCATGCCGCGCACGCCGCTGCTGGTGATCAGCTCGTCGCCGTGCAGGAAGTCCACCCGCCACGGCTCGTCGCGGGGCACGCGCACGGTCAGCTCGCCGCTGGTCAGGCTCACCGCGTGCTCGTCGTTGGTGATCGCCACATCGGGGCGCAGGTCGTTGATCGCGAACTCCGGCGCTTTCTGGCGCACGCCCGCGAAGTGCGTCATGCGCACCTTGATCACGTTCGGCAGCGGCGAGGAGAACTCGACCGTGAGCAGCGGCCCGGCCAGCGTGTCGCCGCGGTGGTTGATCCGGCGGGTGGCGTAGGCCGTGAAGCCCTTCTCGGCCACGTCGATATCGTATGCCTGCGCGGGGTAGAAGACCTGCACCCCATCGCGCATGAGCCAGTTTCCATCGGTGAATTTCATGACTTAGGCGTCCTTACCTGTGTTTGCTGCAATGAAATCGCGGTACCAGAGGCCGCTGTCCTTGATCGTGCGCTTCTGGGTCTCGTAGTCCACGTAGATGATGCCAAAGCGCTTGGTGTAGCCAAAGGCCCACTCGTAGTTGTCCATCAGCGACCACGCGAAGTAGCCCTTGAACGGCGCTCCGTCGGCGATCGAGCGGCCTGCGGCGGCGATGTGCTGCTGGTAGTAGGCCACGCGCAGCTCGTCGTGCACGGCATCGCCGGTGGGCGCTGCGTCGTCGTAGGCCGCGCCGTTCTCGGTCACATACACTTCCTTCACCGGGTAGTCGCGGCTCACGCGCATGATCTGGTCGTACAGGCCGTCGGGGTAGATCGACCAATCCATCGCGGTGACCGCCAGCTCCTCGCGGCGCACCCAGCGCGTCTTCAGCAGCGGGTCGCCGCCCTCGGTGCCGTCGCCGATGTAGGTGGGGGCGTAGTAGTTGAGGCCCAGGAAGTCGGTCTCGGCGGCCATCAGCTCGAAGTCGCCGGGCTGCACCTGCGGGGCCAGGTCGCCGTAGATCGCCAGCATGTCGGCGGGGTAGCCGCGCCCATACAGCGGGTCGAGGTACCAGCGGTTCTGGTAGCCGTCGTGCCGCCACGCGGCGGCCTTATCGGCCTCGCTGTCGCTGGCGGGGTAGACCTGGCTGAGGTTCAGGGTGATTCCGGCCTTCGCGCCCGGGCTGTTGCGGCGGATGATCGCCATGGCCTTGCCGTGGGCTAGGTAGGTGGTGTGCAGCGCGGTCAGCGAGTCGGCCACGGTGTGGCTGACCCGGCCCGGCGCGTGGATGCCGTTGTGGTAGCCCAGCACGCAGCTGCACCACGGCTCGTTGAAGGTGATCCAGTTTTTGACCTTGCCACCCAGGCGCTTCGTCACCACCTCGGTGTACTCGGCGAAGGCCTCGCTGGTGGCGCGGTTCAGCCAGCCGCCCTCGTCCTCCAGGGCCTGCGGCAGATCCCAGTGGTAGAGCGTGACCCACGGCGTGATGCCAGCGGCCAGCAGGCCATCCACCAGCTTCTCGTAGAAGTCCAGCCCGGCCTCGTTCACCTGGCCCCGGCCCTGCGGCAGGATGCGCGGCCAGGCGATTGAGAAGCGGTAGGCCTTCAGGCCGAGCTGGCGCATCAGCGCGATGTCGCCCTCCCAGCGGTGGTAGTGGTCGCAGGCCACCGCGCCGGTGTCGCCGTTCACGATCTTGCCGGGCGTGGCGCTAAACGTATCCCAGATCGAGACCCCACGGCCATCTTCGTGGATGGCCCCCTCGATCTGATATGAGGCAGTTGCGGCACCCCAGACGAAATCTTTGGGAAAAGGTGTTGCGTTGTTGGACATAACAAGTGACTCCAGTGTGTGATGCTGATAACGTAGAGGGCGCAAAAGGCTCCCCGTATGACACGGCGGACATCTGGGCGCGCGTCATACGGGGTCCGAGCAGCGCGCCCGGCTGCTAGAAAGTAGCCAGATTACCTGGCTTCGAGAATGGCGACGCCGTAGGCCGGAAGCTCAAGGCTCCCGCTCACCTCAGACTCGCTCAGATAATCATGGTAGCGATTTCCCTCCGGAAGATCCAGGCTGGTCGGCTCGCTGTTGTGGTTGAGCACGAACAGCACGCGGTGCTGATCATTTTCGCGCTGCGTCACCTCCACACCGAATGGCGCTTCCAGCAGCGGCTGGATGCCCTTCTCGGCCAGCAGGTCGCCGTAGAGGCGGTCGAGGAACATCTCGTCCGCATCGGTGCCGATATAGTAGCCCTGGCCCGCGCCCAGCCGGTTGCGGGTGACCACCGGCATGCCCTCGTAGAAGTCGTGGCCGTAGGTGGCCAGCACCTCCGCGCCCTCGGCGTGCACGATGTCGCACAGCATGCCGCAGGCGTAGCTGCCGCTGCCATCGGCCAGCACGATCTGGTTGGCCTGGTTGGGGTAGAGCGCGTCGATCTCCTCGACCCAGATGCCCAGGGTTTTGCTCAGCGGCCCAGGGTAGCCCTCGAACGCTAGGTCGGTCTCGTTGGCGATGCCGCTGAACACCGTGCTCACAAACGTGCCGCCGCGCTCCACAAAGGCCTGGATGCGCTCGCCCACGCCGGGCTTGACCATGTAGAGCATCGGGGCGATCACGATCTCGTACTGGTCAAGCGCCGAGTCGCTGAATATGATATCGACCGACACATTTTTGCGCCACAGCGCGCCGTAGTGCTTGCGCACAAACGCCACGTAGTCCTTGGGGTTGATCGGGCCGACCGCGTTCTCGATCGCCCACCAGTTGTTCCAGTCGAACAGCACCGCCACCTTGGAATGCGTTACCGCGCCGATGGTCAGGTCGCCCAGCCGCTCTAGCTCGGCCCCCAGCTCGCTCACCTCGCGGAACACGCGGGTGTCGCTGCGCCCGCTGTGCTCCACCACCGCGCCATGGAACTTCTCGCAGCCGCCGCGCCCGCGCCGCCACTGGAAGTACATCACGCTGTCCGACCCGTGGGCCAGGGCCATGTAGCTCCACAGCCGCATTACGCCGGGGCGCTTGAGCGCGTTCACCGTCTGCCAGTTCTGGCTGCTGGGGGTCTGCTCCAGCATCAGGAAGGGCTGGCCGTCTTTGAGCCCGCGGTTCAGGTCGTGCAGGAAGCCGATGTCGCCGGTGTAGCCGCTGGGTGCGGGGTAGCAGTCCCACGAGACCACATCCACCTCCTTGGCCCACGCGCGGTAGTCGAGGTGCGGGAAGGTGCCCATCATGTTGGTGGTGATCGGGATGTCGGGCGTGATCGCGCGGATGGCGTCGCGCTCCAGCTGGTAGCACGCCAGCATGGCGTCGCTCTGGAAGCGGCGGTAGTCGATCGTCAGTCCGTGCAGGCGGGTCTCGCCATCCTCATAGTAGGGGTCCACCTGCTCCCAGTCGGTGAAGGTGTGGCTCCAGAAGCGTGTCCACCATGCGTCGTTCAGCGCATCCAGTGTGCCGTACTTGTTCTGGAGCCAGCTGCGGAACGCGGCGGCGCAGGTGTCGCAGTAGCAGGGTGTGGCGTATTCGTTCGAGATATGCCAGAGCATCAGGTTGGGCAGATCTTTGTAGCGCTCGGCTAGCTTGGTGGCCATCTGCATGGCCAGCCTACGGTAGGTGGGCGAGCTGGGGCAGTAGTTGGTGCGCCCGCCGTGGTGCACGCGCCGCCCGCGTGCGTCGGCGCGCAGCACATCGGGGTACTGCTTGGCCATCCAGGCCGGGATGGCCGCCGAGGGTGTGGCCAGGCAGATCGTGCGGTCGGCATTGCTCAGCTTCTCGATCACGCGGTCGAGCCACTCGAAGGTGAAGGTATCTTCGGCAGGCTGGAGCGACACCCAGCTGAACACGCCGATGGTGGCGATCTTATAATGGGCCTGCTGCATCAGCGCGGCATCGTCATCCCAGGTGGCCTCGGGCCACTGCTCGGGGTTGTAGTCGCCGCCGTGCCAGATGTAGGGCGCTTTGGGATTGGTCGGGCGATATGAGCGCATCGTTGGACTCCTTCGCTAGTGGGAAAAGCACATGGCGAGCATATGATAGCGTTCTTCCTGTGAACTTCCATCCATCCAAAGTAGGGCTGAAACCGCTTTCCTTCCGATCTGGGCCATATTCTAATCGCGTAGATCACGGGTGTATGGCGGATGAACAGAGAAAAAGTGAAAACGCTTTCGGCCCCTCGCCGCCCGCCCCAGGCTGGCCGGGAAGCGGGTTCCCAGTCCGAGCGAGAGAGGCAGGGGCAAGGGGCCGACGCTTGGGGCAGGGGTGAGCAAGCGCTATCCCTTGACGCCGCTCATCACCACGCCCTCGGCGATATAGCGCTGCACAAAGAAGTAGAGCACAATCATTGGCAGCGTCATCAGCACCGAGGCCGCCATCAGCGGGCCAAAGCGGGTGACCTGCGCACCGATCAGGGTCAGGATGCCGATCGCCAGGGTGAAGTTGTCGCGGGTGTTCAGGTAGATCACCGGGTTGAAGATGTCGGTCCAGAACACCTGGATGCTGAACACCGAGATCACGGCCAGCACCGCCTTCGAGTTTGGCAGGATGATGCTCCAGAAGATCCGCAGGCGGTTGGCCCCGTCGATCATCGCCGCCTCTTCCAGATCCTTGGGGATGGAGCTGAAGAACTGGCGGAACAGGAAGATGTTCCAGGCGCCGCCGCCAAACCATGCGGGCACCCACAGCGGCAGATGCGTATCGACCCAGCCGATCTTGCTGAACATAATGAAGAGCGGGATCATGGTCACCTGCGAGGGCAGCATGAGGGTGGCCAGGCAGATGCCGAACAGGATGTTCAGCCCCGGCGCGCGCAGCCGCGCGAAGCCGTAGCCCACCAGGGCCGAGGTGATCACCACGCCCGAGACACCCAGCGCCGACACCTTGAGCGTGTTGCCCAGGTAGGTGCCCATAGGCACCAGGTCGAACATCTGGCTGTAGTTCTGCGGCCAGAACGGGCTGGGGATCCACTGCGGTGGCCAGGTGAACATCTGATTTTCGCGCTTAAACGACGTGATGATCAGCCACACGAAGGGGATCAGGAAGATAATACTGAAAAAGACCAGTATTCCGTAGGAAAAGACCTGCCCAACGATAAATTGAAGCTTGTGCGCCTGCCGCATCGGCGTGCGCGCTGGTGACATCTGCATGGCTTACCTCCGCTGGTCGACTTCGTAGTACACGCGGCTGCCCACCGTGCGGAACTGGATAACCGTGATGATCACGATCACCACAAACAGCACCCACGCCATAGCCGATGCATAGCCGAGCTTAAAGTATCGGAACGCGTTCAGGTACAGGTACGGCACGAAGAACAGCATCGAGTTGCGCGGCCCCGCGAACGAGCCGCCGTTCTTGCCCACCAGCACATAGGTCTGGGTGAAGATCTGCAGGGTGCCGATCACGCTCATGATCAGCTGGAAGAACAGTGAGGGCGAGATCATGGGGATGGTGATGCTCCAGAAGCGCTGCCACACATTTGCGCCATCGATCGTCGCCGCCTCGTACAGCTCGGTCGGCACGTTTTTCAGCGCCGCCAGCAGGATGACCGTGCCGCCACCTGCGGTCCACAGGCTCATAATGATCAGGGCGGGCTTGCTGTAGTTGGGGTCGCCCAGCCAGCTGATCTTGCCCACACCCAGCGGCGCGAGCAGCGAGTTGAGCAGGCCATAGTCCTTGTTGAAGATCCACATCCACAGCACCGTGGTGGCCACCAGCGGCACCACCGAGGGCAGGTAGAAGATTGTGCGCCAGATACCCTCGCCGCGCACCTTCTGGTTGAGGATCAGCGCGAGTCCAAAGCTCATCAGCAGGCCGAGCGGCACACTGAAGATGACATAATACAGCGTGTTAAAAGAAGCAGTGCGGAACAATTCATCATTAAAAATCGTGGTGTAATTTGCTAGCCCCACCCACTCCGGCGGTCGCGCGATATCCCACTCGTGAAAGCTCATGTAGATCGAAAACAGCATAGGGAAGAGCGTAAACAGCACAAACCCGATGCTAAAGGGGGCGGTGAAGAGGTAGGCGGCGATCGCCTCACGTCGCGCCAGCGGCGACATCGCGCTCCAAGATTGGCGCTTTCTCGCGGGTGCTGCGCCGACCGATCTTTTTTTGGTGGTTAACATCGCGTGAATCCTTTGTCCCAAGGTCTTGTTTGGCCCCGGCGGCCAGCTGCCCAGGAAGGGCAGGGCGAGCATTGGCCCGCCCCACCCATGGATCGGCCTACTTACTGGCGTTGGCCTTTGCCCACTCTTTGGCCAGCACTTCGTTCGCCTTCGCCGAGGCGGCGGGCAGCACATCGGCTGCCTTGGCCAGGCCCTGCATCACCTCGTCGCTGGCGGGCTGAATATGGCCCGAAGCCTCGGCGATCCCAGGCGGATCGAGCAGCTTGAACGAGTTGTTCGGGTCGGTCAGCGAGCCGATGATGTCCTTCAGCTCGGCGGGCGATGCGGGGCCGCTGATGAAGGTGGTCATGGCCTGCTCGTCGTTCAGCGCGGGCTGGCCCATGCCGTGCTCGGCGCGGTAGCGGGTGGCCTCTGGCTCGTAGGTCAGCCACTTGAGGAACTTCCACGCGGCAGCCTGGTTCTTGCTGGTCTTGGCGATGCCAATCTTCATACCCACGTTCGGCTGCTTGGTGCCGGGGATGGGTGCGACGCCCCAGTTGAACTGGGCGTTGTCCTTGACGTTGCCAAAGCCCCAGTTGCCGTTCAGGCTCATCGCGGCCTTGCCAGCGATGAACGGGTCGGCGCCGCCGAGCGAGGTGCTCTGGTCGTTGTTCAGCTGGCAGTTCTTCACATTGATGAAGTCCGAGACCTTCTGGAAGAACTCGACCGTCTTGGGGTCATCCAGCTGGTACTTGGGCTGGCCGTCCACCATGTTCAGGTAGGGGATGCCCTGCTGCTGGGCCAGGATGCTCATGATCCAGTGGAAGTTGTGCATGCCCCACTGGCCCTGGTCGGGCTTGGAGAGCTTGCAGGCCACATCCATGAACTCGTCGATGGTGTAGCCCTTGGCCGAGGGATAGGGGATGCCAGCGGCATCGAACATGTCTTTGTTGTAGTACAGCAGCCAGTAGGCGGTGTCGTGGCCGAAGCCGTAGATCTTGCCATCGTAGGCCGGTGCCACCGCGCCGCCCACGAATTTGTTGATGTCGATGTTATCCTGCTTGATCAGGTCGTCGATCGGCAGCATGAAGCCCTTCGACACATAGTCGCCCTCGCTCTTGATCGCGACCACATCGGGCGGGGTGTCGGCGGCGATCATGGCCTGTAGCTTCGAGTCGAAGTCGCCCCAGGGCACGCCGATCAAGTTGACCTTAACCTCGCTCTGCGAGTCGTTGAACAGCTTGATCTCGTTCTGCATGTTCTTGTCGTTGGCCACATCATCTGCCCAGATCATCCAGGTGATCTCGGTGGGGCCATTGCCGGTGGCCGGGGCGGCGGCCTCGCCTGCGGCAGCGGTAGCCGGGGCGACGGCGGCGCTGGTGGCGGCGGTGTTCGAACCCGAGGAGGATGTGCCACAGGCGGTGGCGATCGTTGCCATACACAGCATGGCCGCTACACCGAATGAGAATCTGGCCTGCGAGCGCCCTGCAGACGTACCTTGTCGTTTCAGCTCGCGCATGAGCGTTGCTCCTTCTTTGAGCATATGGAACACGATAGGGATGCCGAGAGTGTTGAAATGAAGCCCTGATTGGCCCGTACCAAGATATGCCAGGGTCGGGGATCGCTATACAAGCGATCTTCTAGGCGATCTGTAGGCATAGCGATGCCCAAACCACCACACCTTACGTTTTGGCAGTTCCCAGAGACATTGGTTTGTTCGCCGGCTGAACATTAGCCATTATAGACACCTTTGTTTAAGCTGTCAATATTGTTTGATAGACGAACTATTGGCCACTTGTTCGAGGTTTCTTATCCCGCCCTAATGCGGTAAATCGTATGTGAGTGGGGGAGATATTGGGGCAGAATACGGCAAAACCTTGTTTAATTTTGTTTAGTTAA from the Chloroflexia bacterium SDU3-3 genome contains:
- a CDS encoding sugar ABC transporter substrate-binding protein; this translates as MATIATACGTSSSGSNTAATSAAVAPATAAAGEAAAPATGNGPTEITWMIWADDVANDKNMQNEIKLFNDSQSEVKVNLIGVPWGDFDSKLQAMIAADTPPDVVAIKSEGDYVSKGFMLPIDDLIKQDNIDINKFVGGAVAPAYDGKIYGFGHDTAYWLLYYNKDMFDAAGIPYPSAKGYTIDEFMDVACKLSKPDQGQWGMHNFHWIMSILAQQQGIPYLNMVDGQPKYQLDDPKTVEFFQKVSDFINVKNCQLNNDQSTSLGGADPFIAGKAAMSLNGNWGFGNVKDNAQFNWGVAPIPGTKQPNVGMKIGIAKTSKNQAAAWKFLKWLTYEPEATRYRAEHGMGQPALNDEQAMTTFISGPASPAELKDIIGSLTDPNNSFKLLDPPGIAEASGHIQPASDEVMQGLAKAADVLPAASAKANEVLAKEWAKANASK
- the yicI gene encoding alpha-xylosidase, with the translated sequence MKFTDGNWLMRDGVQVFYPAQAYDIDVAEKGFTAYATRRINHRGDTLAGPLLTVEFSSPLPNVIKVRMTHFAGVRQKAPEFAINDLRPDVAITNDEHAVSLTSGELTVRVPRDEPWRVDFLHGDELITSSGVRGMGIADVRGMGHFMHEQLGLGVGENVYGLGERFTAFVKNGQTVETWNRDGGTGSEQAYKNVPFYMTNKGYGVFVNHPEQVEFEVATEKVSRVQFSVEGHTLEYFVIYGPTPKEVLGRYTALTGRPALPPAWSFGLWLTTSFTTNYDEATVSSFIDGMAERHLPLHVFHFDCFWMREFNWCDFVWDTRMFPDPQAMLQRLKARGLHISAWINPYIAQRSPLFAEGAANGYLIKRANGDVWQWDLWQPGMAIVDFTNPAACAWFADKLRGLMAMGVDTFKTDFGERIPTDAVYFDGADPQKMHNYYTQRYNQVVFDVLEEGRGKGEAVVFARSATAGGQQYPVHWGGDNDSTFPSMAESLRGGLSLGLSGFGFWSHDIGGFEGMPNTAL
- a CDS encoding beta-glucosidase; the protein is MSNNATPFPKDFVWGAATASYQIEGAIHEDGRGVSIWDTFSATPGKIVNGDTGAVACDHYHRWEGDIALMRQLGLKAYRFSIAWPRILPQGRGQVNEAGLDFYEKLVDGLLAAGITPWVTLYHWDLPQALEDEGGWLNRATSEAFAEYTEVVTKRLGGKVKNWITFNEPWCSCVLGYHNGIHAPGRVSHTVADSLTALHTTYLAHGKAMAIIRRNSPGAKAGITLNLSQVYPASDSEADKAAAWRHDGYQNRWYLDPLYGRGYPADMLAIYGDLAPQVQPGDFELMAAETDFLGLNYYAPTYIGDGTEGGDPLLKTRWVRREELAVTAMDWSIYPDGLYDQIMRVSRDYPVKEVYVTENGAAYDDAAPTGDAVHDELRVAYYQQHIAAAGRSIADGAPFKGYFAWSLMDNYEWAFGYTKRFGIIYVDYETQKRTIKDSGLWYRDFIAANTGKDA
- a CDS encoding carbohydrate ABC transporter permease, which gives rise to MRQAHKLQFIVGQVFSYGILVFFSIIFLIPFVWLIITSFKRENQMFTWPPQWIPSPFWPQNYSQMFDLVPMGTYLGNTLKVSALGVSGVVITSALVGYGFARLRAPGLNILFGICLATLMLPSQVTMIPLFIMFSKIGWVDTHLPLWVPAWFGGGAWNIFLFRQFFSSIPKDLEEAAMIDGANRLRIFWSIILPNSKAVLAVISVFSIQVFWTDIFNPVIYLNTRDNFTLAIGILTLIGAQVTRFGPLMAASVLMTLPMIVLYFFVQRYIAEGVVMSGVKG
- a CDS encoding beta-galactosidase, yielding MRSYRPTNPKAPYIWHGGDYNPEQWPEATWDDDAALMQQAHYKIATIGVFSWVSLQPAEDTFTFEWLDRVIEKLSNADRTICLATPSAAIPAWMAKQYPDVLRADARGRRVHHGGRTNYCPSSPTYRRLAMQMATKLAERYKDLPNLMLWHISNEYATPCYCDTCAAAFRSWLQNKYGTLDALNDAWWTRFWSHTFTDWEQVDPYYEDGETRLHGLTIDYRRFQSDAMLACYQLERDAIRAITPDIPITTNMMGTFPHLDYRAWAKEVDVVSWDCYPAPSGYTGDIGFLHDLNRGLKDGQPFLMLEQTPSSQNWQTVNALKRPGVMRLWSYMALAHGSDSVMYFQWRRGRGGCEKFHGAVVEHSGRSDTRVFREVSELGAELERLGDLTIGAVTHSKVAVLFDWNNWWAIENAVGPINPKDYVAFVRKHYGALWRKNVSVDIIFSDSALDQYEIVIAPMLYMVKPGVGERIQAFVERGGTFVSTVFSGIANETDLAFEGYPGPLSKTLGIWVEEIDALYPNQANQIVLADGSGSYACGMLCDIVHAEGAEVLATYGHDFYEGMPVVTRNRLGAGQGYYIGTDADEMFLDRLYGDLLAEKGIQPLLEAPFGVEVTQRENDQHRVLFVLNHNSEPTSLDLPEGNRYHDYLSESEVSGSLELPAYGVAILEAR
- a CDS encoding sugar ABC transporter permease — encoded protein: MSPLARREAIAAYLFTAPFSIGFVLFTLFPMLFSIYMSFHEWDIARPPEWVGLANYTTIFNDELFRTASFNTLYYVIFSVPLGLLMSFGLALILNQKVRGEGIWRTIFYLPSVVPLVATTVLWMWIFNKDYGLLNSLLAPLGVGKISWLGDPNYSKPALIIMSLWTAGGGTVILLAALKNVPTELYEAATIDGANVWQRFWSITIPMISPSLFFQLIMSVIGTLQIFTQTYVLVGKNGGSFAGPRNSMLFFVPYLYLNAFRYFKLGYASAMAWVLFVVIVIITVIQFRTVGSRVYYEVDQRR